The window TACCTGCATTTCTGATTTTATTCCGAAAAGACCCATCTGGATCGGCGGCATTCCAATCAGTTCAGTGCCGGGAAGCGATAGCTGAGTGTGCCCCATTTCTATCAGGTGAATTATTTCGTCCTGCTCACCCCTGTATTGCAGTCTTATTTTGTTTTTCAGATCCGCCTGAGCTTCACTGTTGTGATCGACAAAAACGTTAATCTTTTCTCCGATCGTGCCCTGGAGGTTGACGTTCAGTTGTTGTTTCATCTCAAGTTCCGGAAGGAAATCGTTCTGTGTGTATTCGGTCTGTATGGCGTTGAGATCGGTGGACTGGCTTCCTCCGAACTGGATTCGCTGGGACCCGCTGATTTTCAGATTGCCTCCCTGGCCGATGAAACCGGCAATCGCGCGAGGTATTCTTATGGGAAGATCGATGTCAGGTATCAGACCTTGATTGGAGAGGGTCTGCTGCTGCTGGAGAAAGCTCATTGTGTAATCTGCCAGTTTGTTTTTCAGTGTCGAAGAATAGGCATAAGCTTTGTAATCTTTTACTGAGATAATATTTTCCGTCCACAGGGATAGGGAATCGTAATAAGCCTCTTCGATCAGCATTCCCCTGTCCGGCAGTATAGTCTGCCTGAATCGGAGTTTCGTCATGTTTCTGTAAACGTAATCTCTCATCATGCCGCCAATGCGGGAATTAAAATCAGTTGTCTGTGAGTTTATAGGAAACGACGGCTGTAACAAAAAAGCCGCGGTCTGAAGCACCAGAAAAAATAAAGGTTTTCTTATTTTATTCAATATTTCTTTTCTTGCCGCCGACAGCCTGAAATATCTTTTTAAACAAAAATTCGAAGTTCTCGTTCAAGCCGAAATTGAGAGCGTTTTTTTTGCACACCTTCACGCATTCTCCGCACAGAAAACAATTGCCAGACACGACGGCTTTTTCAATGGGCAATTCGATGTGGCATACTTTTTCGCACAGTCCGCAGGAAGTGCAGGCGTCTTTGCTCAGCCTGACCCTGACAAGACTGAAACGCCCGAAAAATGAAAAAACTGCTCCCACCGGACACGCCAGTCTGCAGAAAGGTCTTTTGGCGTAAATGGAAAAAACGAGGGTTAACAACAGTATGGAAAGCTTGAGAGAAAACATCGATTGGGCGAGATCTCTTAATGCTGAACTTGCGGCTCCGAATGAAATCAGAGGTATTCCCGCTTCGAGAGAACCGACCGGGCAGAGTTTGCAGAACCAGGGTTCGCCCGTAACTGCTGGAAGAAAAACAATGGCGACGACGAATATCAGATATTTGAGATGAGTTGCAAAATGGGGTATTTTGATCTTTGTTGTTTTTATTCTGTTCAGAAGAGTTTGTATCAATCCGAAAGGGCATAGCCATCCGCAGAAAAGCTTGCCGAAAATCAGTGAAATAGAAAGCATAAATCCGAGGACGAATTGAGGAATTATCATCTCTCCGGTCAAATGTTTATACGTAAATACATGCTGAGTGACGCCGACCGGACAGGCGAAAGTGGCTGAAGGGCAGCTGTGGCAGTTAATAAAAGGTGTACAGTAGCGTTTTGCCGGTCCCGTGTATATCCCCTGGCTGAAGCCTTTGAAATAGCTGTTAAAGGCGGCGAAAGAAATCACTCCAATGAGAGTCCGGAATTTTAAAAAAACTTCTGTTATTCTATTCCTATGCATGAAAGGCATATCCTCGAAGCGTAAGATCTGTATTCAGACAGCTCGGAAACGATGACGGAGTTTTGATTATCTTTCAGCCCCGAGACGATCAGTTTAGCCGAAACCAGTAAAAGGTAAGCGAACAAAAAAAGCTTGAGCCATAATAATTTTTTCGAACGCATAAATCCTATGAACAACAGTGCGGCAAAAAATACAAAAAATATATTGACCGCGATGGGATTTGCAGGAAAAGGAACCAGGATTTTTGTGAAATATTTAAAAGTCATTACAAAATAATTCATCACAAACATTAAATCTCACCTTTTTTAACCTGCAAGCAGGACTTTTTATTCTGCTTATTTTTTTCTGAGAAACGGATACACCGCTAAAATTATAATTCCTATTGCGATTAAAACCCAGAATGCTTCGAAATTTGTTCCTCTGACGACAAACTTGGATTTTGTAAAAAAACTGACCGCCTTGAGCGCTACGCCGGCGGTAAAAATTACAACGCCTGTTATTAAATCGCCTTTTTTCATAATTTCGCGAATTCTCAAAAAAATTATTAACTGAATTTTCGCAAGAATTATGTAACATATACACTTTGAAAAGCATCAAGTCAACACAAAATCAACTCTGGAGTTTCCAATGAGTCTTTATTAGGTGTAAGGTTTATCCTTGACAGTTTAAGGACGTGTGGTAAAATGTTTGACTTTATTATTGAATTTTTAATCCAAATAAATCTCTAAGGAGGGAGGACCCCTTATTATGAAGAAAAGTCAGTTATGGAAGTTAATAGTAATCGTAGCGGCCATCGGAATATCTCTTTTTCAGTTGTCATTTTCTTACAGGTATTACAGCCTGCCCAGAGAAGAAAGATATTTGCCTGAAAATGCACCTCTGAGAATGAGGTCGATTAAGCTGGGATTGGACCTCGAAGGAGGTTCTCATTTTCTGCTCGCGGTCGACACTTCGGGAACAGGCGGAACTGACATGGTCAATCAGGTCGTCGAGATACTTATGAGCCGCGTTGACAAATACGGCGTAAGCGAACCCGTTATTGAAGTTCAGGGAAAAAACAACATAGTGATAGAATTGCCGGGCGAAATGGATCCAATGATCGCCAAAAAGCTGATCGGTACAACCGCCACTCTCGATTTCAGAGTCGCGAGAAGAGCCGAGGAACTGAGAAACATAATAGACAGAATCGACAGGGAAAACGAAGGCAGATTTTCAGCTCTTCTTAAAACATTTCCCGGAGGTCAAAGTATAATATGCAGCGCAAGCGACTGGAAAGTTCTTGATTCCATGATTGTAGATGCCAGATCCAAAGGCATAGCGGATTCAGCGTCCGGGAAAGTCCTTCTCTGGAGCGTAGTCGAAGAAGGCGAAGATTTCGGAATACCAGATTACAGAGAACTTCTTCTGGTCAGTTCAGTCCCTGAAATACTCGGAGCCTCTATAGTTTCGGCAAGGGCTGCGCTGGGAACGAGCAACAGCCAGACAGAGCCGAGGGTAGACCTCGAAATAGGAGGCATGGCGAGAGCGGATTGGGCGAGAGTCACCTCGGAAAATATAGGGAACAGAATAGCCATAGTTCTCGACAACGAGGTTTTTTCAGCCCCGGTAGTAAACAGCGCTTCGACGACAGGAAAATCGACCATTACCCTCGGACGTGGGACTCTCGACGACGCAAAAGCGCTCGCTTCAGTCCTTCAGGCCGGAAGAATGCCCGCGAGAGCGGACATCGAGGAAAGTTTTGTCATAGGACCCAGCCTCGGCGCCGATTCGATAAGGACAGGAATCAAGAGCCTGCTGATTGCCGCCGCTCTCATAATGCTAATTATGCTGGTATATTACAGGTTGAGCGGCCTTGTGGCGGATTTTACCCTGGTGCTCAACATGCTTTTCCTTCTGGCCATACTGTCTGCGTTCAATCTCACGCTAACTCTTCCCGGAATTGCAGGTCTGGTCCTTGTTATTGGAACGGCGGTTGACGCCAACGTACTCATTTTCGAGAGAATCAGAGAAGAACTTGAAC is drawn from candidate division WOR-3 bacterium and contains these coding sequences:
- the secD gene encoding protein translocase subunit SecD, yielding MKKSQLWKLIVIVAAIGISLFQLSFSYRYYSLPREERYLPENAPLRMRSIKLGLDLEGGSHFLLAVDTSGTGGTDMVNQVVEILMSRVDKYGVSEPVIEVQGKNNIVIELPGEMDPMIAKKLIGTTATLDFRVARRAEELRNIIDRIDRENEGRFSALLKTFPGGQSIICSASDWKVLDSMIVDARSKGIADSASGKVLLWSVVEEGEDFGIPDYRELLLVSSVPEILGASIVSARAALGTSNSQTEPRVDLEIGGMARADWARVTSENIGNRIAIVLDNEVFSAPVVNSASTTGKSTITLGRGTLDDAKALASVLQAGRMPARADIEESFVIGPSLGADSIRTGIKSLLIAAALIMLIMLVYYRLSGLVADFTLVLNMLFLLAILSAFNLTLTLPGIAGLVLVIGTAVDANVLIFERIREELEQNKSVKKAVETGFSKAFITILDANVTTLLSALILWWFGKGPIRGFAVTLSVGLIANVFTAVFISRFIFDTLLTKDKTQKLSI
- a CDS encoding 4Fe-4S binding protein produces the protein MHRNRITEVFLKFRTLIGVISFAAFNSYFKGFSQGIYTGPAKRYCTPFINCHSCPSATFACPVGVTQHVFTYKHLTGEMIIPQFVLGFMLSISLIFGKLFCGWLCPFGLIQTLLNRIKTTKIKIPHFATHLKYLIFVVAIVFLPAVTGEPWFCKLCPVGSLEAGIPLISFGAASSALRDLAQSMFSLKLSILLLTLVFSIYAKRPFCRLACPVGAVFSFFGRFSLVRVRLSKDACTSCGLCEKVCHIELPIEKAVVSGNCFLCGECVKVCKKNALNFGLNENFEFLFKKIFQAVGGKKRNIE